Proteins found in one candidate division KSB1 bacterium genomic segment:
- a CDS encoding GTP-binding protein — protein MAVPLYVITGFLGSGKTTLLKQLLVRYADSQRIAVVQNEFADVNVDARELYRTGKAFHLLEINRGSVFCICLIADFTTSLAEFIDHYAPDAVFLEASGLADPIAVAEILTAPSLSGKVYLANVWCIVDAASFLLLERGNVRLRHQVQVADLLLLNKTDLVDEPKLQCIEARLREINPAAPIVRSVYCATNAVAIESIRSLPKQCCGELSGRPEVGTAILKSSVKVERRALEKFLEQEAASAWRIKGYVRLSDGGAVSVQAVFGKLQVDTVPDYTGVTQLVVIGPEVKQDECAERFRRSCEKNTSAE, from the coding sequence GTGGCTGTTCCGCTTTACGTCATCACCGGCTTTCTCGGCAGCGGTAAAACGACGCTGCTCAAGCAGTTGTTGGTACGCTATGCCGACTCTCAACGCATTGCCGTCGTTCAGAACGAGTTCGCCGACGTCAATGTCGATGCTCGAGAACTGTACCGCACGGGCAAAGCTTTTCATCTTTTGGAAATCAACCGCGGCTCGGTGTTTTGTATCTGCCTGATTGCCGACTTTACGACCTCTCTGGCGGAATTCATTGATCATTATGCGCCGGACGCGGTTTTCCTCGAAGCCTCGGGCCTGGCCGATCCCATTGCCGTGGCGGAGATTTTGACTGCACCGTCGCTCAGCGGCAAGGTGTACCTCGCCAATGTCTGGTGCATCGTAGACGCCGCTTCATTTTTGCTGCTGGAACGGGGCAATGTGCGGCTGAGGCATCAAGTTCAGGTCGCCGATTTGCTTTTGCTTAACAAAACAGATTTGGTCGATGAACCAAAGCTGCAGTGCATAGAAGCGCGGCTGCGGGAAATCAATCCTGCGGCGCCGATCGTTCGCTCAGTCTATTGCGCAACGAATGCCGTCGCGATCGAATCAATCCGGAGCCTGCCGAAGCAGTGCTGTGGTGAGTTGTCGGGCAGGCCGGAAGTCGGCACAGCAATCCTCAAAAGCAGCGTAAAAGTCGAACGCCGGGCACTGGAAAAATTTCTCGAACAAGAGGCTGCTTCGGCATGGCGTATAAAGGGATATGTGCGGCTTTCGGACGGCGGTGCCGTTTCCGTGCAGGCGGTTTTCGGCAAGCTGCAAGTGGATACCGTGCCCGATTACACCGGTGTGACGCAACTGGTTGTCATCGGGCCGGAGGTGAAGCAGGACGAGTGTGCTGAACGCTTTCGTCGCTCCTGCGAAAAAAACACTTCAGCTGAATAG